In Microbacterium sp. No. 7, the genomic window ACGCGTCGATCGCCTGCTGGCGGGCGGGGGTGGTCTGGTCGCCGCGGATGGACACCGTGCGCAGCCCCGCGGCCGCGAAGTGCGCCTCGGCGGCATCCATCACGTCGATATGCTTCGCGAAGAAGACGACCTTGCCGACCGAGCGCTGCAGCTGCACCGCGTAGTCGGCGGCCAGCTGCGCCTTGGCCTGGCCGATGCGGCGCACCATCGTGAAGACGTTGTCGGTGCCCGTGCCGGCCGCCTTGGCCTCCTCCAGCTCGCCCTGGGCGACGAGCCGCACGATGTCGGCGTCGGCCTCGCCGTACACGACCCGGTCGCCGCGCGCCTCGATGATGCGGCGGTACTTCGCGGCGAGCCGCTCGCCCAGCTCGCGCTCGGCCTGGCGGATCGAGCGGCCGAACTCGTCGTCGAGCTCGACGGGCAGGTCGGCGATGAGCTTGTCGGGCAGGTCCTTCGCGACGTCCTTCTTCTTGCGGCGCACGATGCCCATCGAGATGACCGCGTCGCGCGCCTCGGGGTAGAAGGCCTTGTCGGCGGGGGTGAGCCCGATGGCGTCGAGCTTGTCCATGAGCTCGGGGCCGGGGCGCTCGCCGTTCGTCCAGCCGAGGAAGCGCCAGATCGCGTCGAAGTCCTCGACGTCGTTGATGAGCGGCGTGCCGGTGAGCGCGAGCAGGAGCGGGTCGCGGCGCTGCTCGCGGATGCGCGCGGCGAGCGCGAGCACGTTCTGCGAGCGCTGCGACGTGAGGTTCTTGATGAAGTGCGCCTCGTCGACGACCATGCCGGCCAGGCCCAGCGAGCCGAGCCAGGAGAGGTGCCGGTCGAGCACCTCGTAGTTGACGATGAAGACGTCGGCGAACGCGTCGACGGCCGTGCCGTCGCCGTGGATGACGGTCGCGCGGCGCTGCGGCGTCCACCGCTCCACCTCGCGCGCCCAGTTCATCTTGACGACGTTGGGCACGACCGCCAGCAGCGGGTACGCGCCCGCGACGGATGCCGCGAGCACCGACTGCGCGGTCTTGCCGAGGCCGGGCTCGTCGGCGAGCAGGAACGAGCGGTGACCCGCGCGCACCGCCTCGAGGAAGCGCATCTGGTGCGCCATGACCTCGCGCCCCCGGGGCGAGAAGCGGTCGAACTCGGGCACGGGCGGCAGCTCCATCGACGCGGAGCCGCCCCCGGCGCCCGTCTCGAAGGCCTTGTAGAGGGGGCCCATGAGCTCCCAGCCGTCGAGGCGGTGCCGCAGGGTCGGCAGGGGGACCCGCAGCGTGAGGTCGGGGGCGAGGAACGGGTTCGCCTCGCGGCGCGCCTCGATCTGCGGCGGCGTCACCTGCCGCTCGGCGAGGGCCGGCGGCACGACGGGCGCCTGCACGGGCGGCGTGTCGGTGATGATGAGCTCGTCCTCGGGC contains:
- a CDS encoding DEAD/DEAH box helicase translates to MPITASTSARRRKTSAARRDDDAPLIPILARKVREVEAKAQRGKLGPTNRVKFQVIAFLVREERARVKGDESVSAAARAELLKRLDGVATILAKTAARDTSLIQLLEVDQATSPVAKRMRRDWLLESGAELPEDELIITDTPPVQAPVVPPALAERQVTPPQIEARREANPFLAPDLTLRVPLPTLRHRLDGWELMGPLYKAFETGAGGGSASMELPPVPEFDRFSPRGREVMAHQMRFLEAVRAGHRSFLLADEPGLGKTAQSVLAASVAGAYPLLAVVPNVVKMNWAREVERWTPQRRATVIHGDGTAVDAFADVFIVNYEVLDRHLSWLGSLGLAGMVVDEAHFIKNLTSQRSQNVLALAARIREQRRDPLLLALTGTPLINDVEDFDAIWRFLGWTNGERPGPELMDKLDAIGLTPADKAFYPEARDAVISMGIVRRKKKDVAKDLPDKLIADLPVELDDEFGRSIRQAERELGERLAAKYRRIIEARGDRVVYGEADADIVRLVAQGELEEAKAAGTGTDNVFTMVRRIGQAKAQLAADYAVQLQRSVGKVVFFAKHIDVMDAAEAHFAAAGLRTVSIRGDQTTPARQQAIDAFNGDPGVAIAVCSLTAAGVGLNLQAASNVVLAELSWTAAEQTQAIDRVHRIGQDEPVTAWRIIAAHTIDTKIAELIDSKQSLAQRALDGIAVDASSSESVQMSALMHLLRVALGAA